A DNA window from Pseudomonas sp. B21-056 contains the following coding sequences:
- a CDS encoding PA2817 family protein, translating to MSNVVADHLVLLDHLRSILVAVGEAEQVPEESHALFLERFDELRAQLPVDPIESQYLGQDLLCQVIVRYPQIAHLVPRDLLWYFGGDCLHYMPDEEIDLYQALEERRFEAEQNDEPFDWNQEKQLLAMSDQDSKH from the coding sequence GTGTCCAATGTCGTTGCCGATCACCTTGTCTTGCTTGACCACTTGCGCAGCATCCTGGTCGCCGTAGGTGAGGCCGAACAGGTTCCCGAAGAAAGCCATGCGCTGTTCCTGGAGCGCTTCGACGAGTTGCGGGCGCAACTGCCCGTCGACCCGATCGAAAGCCAATACCTGGGCCAGGACCTCCTCTGCCAGGTGATCGTCCGTTATCCACAGATCGCTCACCTGGTACCCCGCGACCTGCTGTGGTACTTCGGGGGTGACTGCCTGCACTACATGCCCGACGAGGAAATCGACCTGTACCAGGCTCTTGAAGAACGTCGCTTCGAAGCTGAACAGAACGATGAGCCTTTCGACTGGAACCAGGAAAAGCAGTTGCTGGCGATGTCGGATCAGGACAGCAAGCACTGA
- a CDS encoding type II and III secretion system protein family protein, with translation MSYRTAPALKHLLHGLFLMGLGLDAAQAAASNCSQLDSLPATFEVGQGLQNELRILAPVTKLAVGDPKIADVQPSGNDAFILTGIAPGATSLMVWTACSKIPRQSMIFVKGRATEALTSAATVPSEDPMLLAQVQTDIRFVEVSRTKLKEASTSIFGSRGNFQFGAPRTLPTIGGVVRPSLPVNNDMFNLSFATGQTLLMINALEGSGFAYTLARPSLVALSGQSASFLAGGEVPIPVPSAGSDNVSIEYKEFGIRLTLTPTVIGKSRIALKVAPEVSELDFTNAVNIAGTLVPALTVRRTDTSIALADGESFVISGLISTRNASQVNKFPGLGDIPILGAFFRDHSIDREERELLMIVTPHLVQPLAANAQLPTLPGEQLRNYDPNFYRMYFLEHGEFDNRSGLSQ, from the coding sequence ATGAGCTATCGTACCGCGCCCGCTTTAAAACACCTTCTCCATGGCCTGTTCCTGATGGGCCTTGGCCTGGATGCGGCGCAAGCCGCAGCCAGCAATTGTTCGCAACTGGACAGTTTGCCGGCGACCTTCGAGGTCGGCCAGGGGCTCCAGAACGAGTTGCGCATCCTGGCCCCCGTGACGAAACTCGCGGTGGGCGACCCGAAAATCGCCGACGTGCAGCCCAGTGGCAACGACGCGTTCATCCTCACAGGCATAGCGCCGGGCGCTACCAGCCTGATGGTCTGGACGGCGTGTTCGAAGATACCCCGCCAGAGCATGATCTTCGTCAAGGGCAGGGCCACCGAGGCGCTGACCAGTGCTGCGACCGTGCCCTCCGAAGACCCGATGCTACTCGCCCAGGTGCAGACCGACATCCGTTTCGTCGAGGTCAGCCGGACCAAACTCAAGGAAGCCTCGACTTCGATCTTCGGCAGCCGTGGCAACTTCCAGTTCGGCGCACCGAGAACCCTGCCCACCATTGGTGGCGTGGTCCGGCCTTCATTGCCGGTCAATAACGACATGTTCAACCTGTCCTTCGCCACCGGACAGACCTTGCTGATGATCAATGCACTGGAAGGCAGCGGCTTTGCCTATACCCTGGCGCGGCCGAGCCTGGTGGCCCTCAGCGGACAGAGCGCAAGCTTCCTGGCCGGCGGCGAGGTACCGATTCCGGTGCCCAGTGCCGGCAGCGACAACGTGTCCATCGAGTACAAGGAATTCGGTATTCGCCTGACCCTGACACCGACGGTCATCGGTAAAAGCCGCATCGCCCTGAAGGTCGCCCCGGAAGTCAGTGAGCTGGACTTCACCAACGCCGTGAACATCGCCGGCACGCTGGTCCCCGCGCTTACTGTGCGCCGCACCGATACCAGCATTGCCTTGGCCGACGGCGAAAGCTTCGTCATCAGCGGCCTGATCAGCACGCGCAATGCGTCCCAGGTGAACAAGTTTCCCGGCCTGGGTGATATTCCGATTCTCGGTGCGTTCTTCCGCGACCACTCCATCGACCGTGAAGAGCGGGAACTGCTGATGATCGTCACACCGCACCTGGTCCAACCTCTGGCCGCCAATGCGCAACTGCCGACATTACCGGGCGAACAGCTGCGCAACTACGACCCGAACTTCTACCGCATGTACTTCCTCGAACACGGCGAGTTCGACAACCGTAGCGGGCTGTCCCAATGA
- a CDS encoding tetratricopeptide repeat protein, with protein sequence MKAVIAITATLILAGCASNGVVASRPSSCAKPGSDQELALNLADDMANDGRLYAALANLEGLPEDLVQVRLRKARVLRLMGRNEAEPLYKSLLGTCLAADGEHGLGQLAAAKNDNASATEHLERAAKMAPTEGKIRNDLGVVYLNQRRIPEARFEFMTAMELRQADSLAALNMVTLLIYQDNWKQAAELASMAKLSPAQVADAQARAEKIRGSATKTGTTPADRSNEVVDASASAAK encoded by the coding sequence ATGAAAGCAGTGATCGCGATAACGGCGACCTTGATACTCGCCGGTTGTGCCAGTAACGGGGTGGTGGCTTCCCGTCCGTCCAGTTGCGCCAAGCCCGGATCCGACCAGGAACTGGCCCTGAACCTGGCGGACGACATGGCCAATGATGGGCGTCTGTACGCCGCCTTGGCGAACCTGGAAGGTTTACCCGAAGACCTGGTCCAGGTCCGCCTGCGCAAGGCCCGAGTGCTGCGCCTGATGGGACGCAACGAGGCGGAGCCGTTGTACAAGAGCCTGCTCGGGACCTGCCTGGCCGCTGATGGAGAACATGGCCTCGGCCAACTGGCCGCCGCCAAGAATGACAACGCCAGCGCCACAGAGCACCTGGAACGCGCAGCGAAAATGGCCCCGACCGAAGGAAAAATCCGCAACGACCTGGGTGTCGTCTACCTGAACCAACGCCGGATCCCTGAAGCGCGCTTCGAGTTCATGACCGCCATGGAGCTCAGACAAGCGGACTCCCTGGCCGCCCTCAATATGGTGACGTTGCTGATCTACCAGGACAACTGGAAGCAAGCCGCCGAACTCGCGAGCATGGCCAAGTTGAGCCCCGCACAAGTGGCGGATGCCCAGGCCCGCGCGGAGAAGATCAGGGGCTCGGCCACCAAGACGGGAACGACACCGGCAGACCGTTCGAATGAGGTAGTCGATGCCTCAGCCAGCGCGGCCAAGTAG
- a CDS encoding DUF3613 domain-containing protein, whose product MKTKQLLIVCIACLSTSAWAIEPGPSSAAQQGTESWMQLQIRGVVASTNLQTASAAEREMAMQRWLNSFNYPIPEFFDQDSGGEIGSSK is encoded by the coding sequence ATGAAAACGAAACAGCTGTTGATCGTCTGCATCGCATGCCTGTCCACCTCCGCCTGGGCAATCGAGCCGGGGCCCTCTTCGGCCGCGCAACAAGGCACCGAAAGCTGGATGCAATTGCAGATTCGCGGTGTGGTAGCGTCCACCAACCTGCAAACCGCCTCCGCCGCCGAGCGTGAAATGGCCATGCAGCGCTGGCTCAATAGTTTCAACTATCCGATTCCGGAGTTCTTTGACCAGGATTCGGGAGGAGAAATCGGCAGCAGCAAATGA
- a CDS encoding type II secretion system F family protein, with protein MDFLLGLLSRFTGNEALARLLFVTAIGFSTVLTIAALLLLMLGLQDPVQRRLALIKRGYSGSAAGHDAPGNLQLLLERIGQRFASVDPNQTSATQTLLTHAGYRSASAVQMYWAVRLMLPLVLLGLALMALPLIKVPVIIGLLGVIMMVGVGWLLPALYVGKRKQARQARLRAAFPDALDLMVVCVESGLALPTTIERVAEEMAVSQVELAEELALVNAQIRAGITSTEALRQLAMRTGLEDIQGLVSLLAQSIRFGTSVADTLRIYADEFRDRRTQAAEEMGAKIGTKLIFPLIFCLWPSFFLVAIGPAMIGVFRAFGNM; from the coding sequence ATGGATTTTCTGCTCGGATTACTCAGTCGGTTTACCGGGAATGAAGCGTTGGCTCGCCTGCTGTTCGTCACTGCGATCGGGTTCAGTACGGTGCTGACGATAGCCGCCTTACTGTTGTTGATGCTGGGGTTGCAGGACCCGGTCCAGCGGCGCCTGGCGCTGATCAAGCGGGGCTATTCGGGTAGCGCGGCGGGGCATGACGCGCCCGGTAACCTGCAATTGCTGCTGGAGCGGATCGGCCAGCGCTTTGCCTCGGTCGACCCGAACCAGACGTCCGCCACTCAGACTTTGTTGACGCACGCCGGTTACCGCTCGGCGTCGGCGGTGCAGATGTACTGGGCCGTGCGCCTGATGTTGCCGTTGGTGCTGCTCGGCCTGGCGTTGATGGCGCTGCCGCTGATCAAGGTGCCGGTGATCATCGGCCTGCTTGGGGTGATCATGATGGTGGGCGTCGGTTGGCTGCTGCCGGCGCTCTATGTCGGCAAGCGCAAGCAGGCGCGCCAGGCCCGGTTGCGCGCCGCTTTCCCGGATGCGCTGGACCTGATGGTGGTGTGCGTCGAGTCGGGCCTGGCCTTGCCTACGACCATCGAGCGGGTGGCGGAGGAAATGGCGGTCAGCCAGGTTGAGCTGGCCGAGGAGTTGGCGCTGGTGAATGCGCAGATCCGCGCGGGCATCACCAGCACCGAGGCGCTCCGGCAACTGGCCATGCGCACGGGCCTGGAGGACATCCAGGGGTTGGTCAGTCTGTTGGCGCAGAGCATCCGCTTCGGCACCAGCGTGGCCGACACCTTGCGTATCTACGCCGATGAGTTCCGTGACCGGCGTACCCAGGCTGCCGAGGAGATGGGGGCGAAGATTGGTACCAAGCTGATTTTCCCGCTGATCTTCTGTCTGTGGCCGAGTTTTTTTCTGGTTGCGATTGGGCCGGCCATGATTGGGGTGTTCAGGGCTTTCGGAAATATGTAG
- a CDS encoding type II secretion system F family protein codes for MNNIPAEFILIFLGMVFIAVFLLSQGVVVPVFGEAGKMRKRIRGRLHVLEKANHLPNMQTVLRQKYLTRLSPLEARLEQLPFMANLTQLIEQAGHEYRAYRVMLLGLVLGVAAAALVLMVSPIWWLALLAAFALFWLPVLKILRDRSKRFAAFEEGLPDALDAMCRALRAGHPFNETLRLVADEHKGPVAHEFGMTFADINYGNDVRRAMLGLLERMPSMTVMMLVTSILIHRETGGNLTEVLERLSRLIRGRFRFQRKIRTLSAEGRMSAWVLVAIPFVLAIAIVLTSPSYMPVLINDPIGHKLIIGAFCAMLIGIFWIRKIIRIQV; via the coding sequence ATGAACAATATCCCTGCCGAATTCATCCTGATTTTCCTGGGCATGGTGTTCATTGCCGTTTTCCTGCTGTCCCAGGGCGTGGTGGTGCCGGTGTTCGGCGAAGCCGGCAAGATGCGCAAGCGTATTCGCGGGCGCCTGCATGTGCTGGAGAAGGCCAACCACCTGCCCAATATGCAAACCGTGTTGCGGCAGAAATACCTGACGCGCCTGTCTCCCCTGGAGGCCCGGCTCGAGCAGTTGCCGTTCATGGCCAATCTGACACAGCTGATCGAACAGGCCGGCCATGAGTACCGGGCCTATCGGGTGATGCTGCTCGGGCTGGTCCTGGGCGTGGCGGCCGCTGCCTTGGTGCTGATGGTTTCGCCGATCTGGTGGCTGGCATTGTTGGCGGCCTTTGCGCTGTTCTGGCTGCCGGTGCTGAAAATCCTCCGTGATCGCAGCAAGCGTTTCGCGGCGTTCGAGGAAGGTTTGCCGGATGCACTGGACGCCATGTGCCGGGCCCTGCGCGCCGGTCACCCGTTCAACGAAACCCTGCGGCTGGTGGCCGATGAGCACAAGGGCCCGGTGGCCCACGAGTTCGGCATGACCTTCGCTGACATCAACTACGGCAACGACGTGCGCCGGGCCATGCTCGGCCTGTTGGAACGCATGCCGAGCATGACGGTGATGATGCTGGTGACATCGATCCTCATCCACCGCGAAACCGGCGGCAACCTGACCGAGGTGCTTGAGCGCCTGAGCCGGTTGATCCGTGGGCGTTTTCGCTTCCAGCGCAAGATCAGGACCCTGTCGGCGGAAGGGCGCATGTCGGCCTGGGTGCTGGTGGCGATTCCTTTCGTGCTGGCGATTGCCATCGTGCTCACGAGCCCCAGCTACATGCCTGTGCTGATCAACGATCCCATAGGCCACAAGCTGATCATCGGTGCGTTCTGCGCCATGTTGATCGGGATTTTCTGGATACGGAAGATCATCCGGATCCAGGTTTGA
- a CDS encoding CpaF family protein: protein MISDFRNRLRKQSGKPGASVSPLHGDGQPDSTEELMAWEQAVPDVLYETRSQVTPVEAEWREKIYQQLLKVMDLSLLDALEQVEASRQIRDICQRLLDEHSAPVSTASRQLIIKQITDEVLGLGPLEPLLADHSVSDILVNGFASVYVERFGKLQRTDVRFRDDQHLLNIIDRIVSSLGRRIDESSPLVDARLKDGSRVNAIIPPLAIDGPSMSIRRFAVDLLNTDSLIQVGTMTPAIALLLKAIVRGRLNVLISGGTGSGKTTMLNVLSSFIPHNERIVTIEDSAELQLQQPHVVRLETRPSNIEGRGEVSQRELVRNSLRMRPDRIVIGEVRGAEALDMLTAMNTGHDGSLTTIHANTARDALGRIENMVSMTGATFPIKAMRQQIASAIDVVIQLERQEDGKRRVVSIQEINGMEGEVITMTEIFCFARQGIGENGEVLGEYRPNGMIPAFRDVLAKRGIELPLTLFRPEWMEARSS from the coding sequence ATGATCAGCGATTTCCGCAACCGCTTGCGCAAACAGTCCGGTAAACCCGGTGCTTCAGTGTCTCCCCTGCACGGCGATGGCCAGCCGGATTCGACAGAGGAACTGATGGCCTGGGAACAGGCTGTCCCGGATGTGCTCTACGAAACCCGCAGCCAGGTCACGCCGGTGGAAGCCGAGTGGCGGGAAAAGATCTACCAGCAGTTGCTCAAGGTCATGGACCTGTCCCTGCTCGATGCCCTCGAACAGGTCGAGGCCTCGCGGCAGATTCGCGATATCTGCCAGCGCCTGCTCGACGAACACTCGGCACCGGTGAGCACCGCCAGTCGTCAGTTGATCATCAAGCAGATCACCGACGAGGTGCTGGGCCTTGGCCCGCTGGAGCCGTTGCTGGCCGACCACAGCGTGTCGGACATCCTGGTCAACGGGTTTGCCTCGGTCTACGTCGAGCGCTTCGGCAAGCTGCAACGCACCGACGTGCGCTTTCGTGACGACCAGCACCTGCTGAACATCATCGACCGCATCGTCTCCAGCCTGGGGCGGCGCATCGACGAGTCTTCGCCGCTGGTGGACGCCCGGCTCAAGGACGGCTCGCGGGTCAACGCGATCATCCCGCCGCTGGCCATCGACGGTCCGAGCATGTCGATCCGACGCTTCGCGGTGGACCTGCTCAACACCGACAGCCTGATCCAGGTGGGCACCATGACTCCGGCCATTGCCCTGTTGCTCAAGGCCATCGTGCGCGGGCGCCTGAACGTGCTGATTTCCGGCGGGACCGGCAGCGGCAAGACCACCATGCTCAATGTGCTGTCCAGTTTCATTCCCCATAACGAACGCATCGTCACCATCGAGGATTCGGCCGAACTGCAACTGCAGCAGCCCCATGTGGTGCGCCTGGAAACCCGGCCTTCGAACATCGAAGGACGCGGCGAGGTGAGCCAGCGGGAACTGGTGCGCAACAGCCTGCGGATGCGCCCGGACCGGATCGTCATTGGCGAGGTGCGCGGTGCCGAGGCGCTGGACATGCTCACCGCCATGAACACCGGTCACGACGGTTCCCTGACCACCATCCACGCCAACACCGCACGGGATGCACTGGGGCGAATCGAGAACATGGTGTCGATGACCGGCGCGACTTTTCCGATCAAGGCGATGCGTCAACAAATTGCCTCGGCCATCGATGTGGTCATCCAACTAGAGCGTCAAGAAGATGGCAAGCGACGCGTGGTGAGCATCCAGGAGATCAACGGCATGGAAGGAGAGGTCATCACCATGACCGAAATCTTCTGTTTTGCACGCCAGGGCATCGGCGAAAACGGCGAGGTGCTTGGCGAATATCGGCCCAACGGCATGATCCCGGCCTTTCGCGATGTACTGGCCAAGCGCGGCATCGAATTGCCGCTGACGCTGTTTCGCCCTGAGTGGATGGAGGCCAGGTCGTCATGA
- a CDS encoding AAA family ATPase — translation MLNTRETPVPTVTGKAGLRLLISSRDAASLRDLQCVCQRMPCLEVSTRLVSNGHVDPLYGLERMPDLLLLRVSHLWREELAALLQRPAHERPPMLVCGLLGDQEAMRLAMQAGARDVLPEPIAEHELAAALNRLVAEVRLGNGAEGKLVAVIGAKGGSGGTLVACNLAQQLSARAGNTLLLDMDLQFGSVTHYLDVAQTHSHLEVLQQIDDLDSIALRGFCSHFSPTLHVLGGRAGELCLPQDAQPEQLDTLLQLARASYDWVVVDLPRQIDHLTGSVLEQVDRVYVVVQQSVSHLRDASALVRILREDLGVRGDQLQIVINRYDKAAAISLKDIGEALRCANLSRLPNDFNLVSQSQNTGVPLGLHAPRAAITVALRDLTEDLVGHQMSTDKGLFKRAFNRFFGG, via the coding sequence ATGCTGAATACCAGAGAAACCCCAGTCCCGACCGTCACCGGCAAAGCCGGGTTGCGACTGCTGATCAGCAGCCGTGACGCCGCGTCCCTGCGCGACCTGCAATGCGTCTGCCAGCGCATGCCCTGCCTGGAAGTCAGTACGCGGCTGGTGAGCAACGGGCATGTCGATCCCCTCTACGGCCTGGAACGCATGCCTGACCTGCTGCTGTTGCGGGTCAGTCATCTGTGGCGCGAAGAGCTGGCGGCGCTGCTGCAACGTCCGGCCCACGAGCGTCCGCCGATGCTGGTGTGCGGCCTGCTGGGCGACCAGGAGGCCATGCGCCTGGCCATGCAGGCCGGTGCCCGCGACGTGCTGCCCGAGCCTATCGCTGAACACGAATTGGCCGCCGCACTGAACCGCCTGGTGGCCGAGGTTCGCCTGGGCAATGGCGCCGAGGGCAAGCTGGTCGCCGTGATCGGCGCCAAGGGCGGCTCCGGTGGAACCCTGGTGGCCTGCAACCTGGCCCAGCAACTGAGCGCCCGGGCGGGCAATACCCTGTTGCTGGACATGGACCTGCAGTTCGGCAGCGTGACCCATTACCTCGACGTGGCGCAGACCCACAGCCACCTGGAAGTGCTGCAGCAGATCGACGACCTGGACAGCATCGCGCTGCGCGGTTTCTGCAGCCACTTCAGCCCGACCCTGCACGTGCTGGGCGGCCGAGCCGGCGAGCTGTGCCTGCCCCAGGACGCCCAACCGGAACAGCTCGACACCCTCCTGCAACTGGCTCGCGCCAGCTACGACTGGGTGGTGGTGGACTTACCACGGCAGATCGACCATCTCACCGGCTCCGTGCTGGAGCAGGTGGACCGGGTGTACGTGGTGGTGCAACAAAGCGTCAGCCACCTGCGCGATGCCAGCGCCCTGGTGCGGATCCTGCGCGAAGACCTGGGCGTGCGCGGGGACCAGTTGCAGATCGTGATCAACCGCTATGACAAGGCGGCCGCGATCAGCCTCAAGGACATCGGCGAGGCCCTGCGCTGCGCGAACCTGTCCAGATTACCCAATGACTTCAACCTGGTCAGCCAGAGTCAGAACACTGGCGTGCCGTTGGGGCTGCACGCGCCGAGGGCGGCCATCACCGTTGCCCTGCGCGATTTGACCGAAGACCTGGTCGGTCACCAGATGAGCACAGACAAAGGCCTGTTCAAACGCGCCTTCAACCGTTTCTTCGGGGGATGA
- a CDS encoding TadE family protein, which translates to MKPFNHKSMRGTYIVEFSFVGLLVFILLFGVVEMGRLYFTANALDEAARRGARLAAVCNISDPVVLRRAIFNAATDAGTSQLISSLATTNLALTYLDVNGAVVANPTDTVSATGFRAIRYVRLSVQGYVFNLFIPGLGVPITLPAFRATLPRESLGRHSDSGEITPC; encoded by the coding sequence ATGAAGCCGTTTAACCACAAGTCCATGCGCGGCACCTATATCGTCGAGTTTTCCTTCGTCGGCCTGCTGGTGTTCATCCTGTTGTTCGGCGTGGTGGAGATGGGCCGGCTGTACTTCACCGCCAACGCCCTGGACGAAGCCGCGCGACGCGGTGCGCGCCTGGCGGCGGTGTGCAACATCAGCGATCCGGTGGTGTTGCGTCGGGCCATTTTCAACGCCGCGACCGACGCAGGCACCAGCCAACTGATCAGCAGCCTGGCCACCACGAACCTGGCGCTGACCTACCTGGACGTCAATGGCGCCGTGGTGGCGAATCCCACCGACACGGTCAGTGCCACCGGCTTCCGGGCCATTCGCTATGTCCGGTTGAGCGTGCAGGGTTACGTGTTCAACCTGTTCATTCCCGGCTTGGGCGTGCCCATTACCTTGCCCGCATTCAGGGCAACCTTGCCACGCGAAAGCCTTGGGCGTCATTCCGATTCCGGGGAGATCACACCATGCTGA
- a CDS encoding TadE/TadG family type IV pilus assembly protein, with protein MGLTQFKHPQAQQGVALVEFTLVLPLVLMLLLAFGEFGRMLYQYNVLLQASRDAGRFVAGQAWNSTLGGIALSNTLLTQTKNVAVYGVPAQVGSAVISGLTTANVTVVAVGTDHVRVTISYTFCPVIGAGNCAGSLPGFFGAAMPLGIPLVATTVMRAL; from the coding sequence ATGGGACTTACCCAATTCAAACACCCGCAGGCCCAGCAAGGCGTGGCGCTGGTGGAGTTCACCCTGGTGCTGCCCCTGGTGTTGATGCTGTTGCTGGCCTTCGGCGAGTTCGGCCGGATGCTCTACCAGTACAACGTGCTGTTGCAGGCCAGCCGCGACGCCGGCCGTTTCGTCGCCGGCCAGGCCTGGAACTCCACGTTGGGCGGCATCGCCCTGAGCAACACCTTGTTGACCCAAACGAAAAACGTCGCGGTGTATGGCGTACCCGCCCAGGTCGGCAGTGCCGTGATATCCGGGTTGACCACGGCCAATGTGACGGTCGTTGCGGTGGGCACCGACCATGTGCGGGTCACCATCAGCTACACGTTCTGCCCGGTGATTGGCGCGGGCAATTGCGCCGGGTCGCTGCCGGGCTTTTTCGGCGCCGCCATGCCGCTGGGCATTCCGCTGGTCGCAACCACTGTGATGAGGGCGCTGTGA